AGAGTTAGGTTCTCGTCGGTTTATAAAGTTGCATGGATGTACGTGCATCACATTGGGCTAATAAAAAAAGGAGGTTTCAATTGTTAACAAACATAGTAGTGGTTGATACCACGTGTCAATTTCATGTGGCTTTAGTTTGGCCATCTAGCTTATTTTGTATtccttattttataataataataataataataataataataataataataataataataataataataataataataataataataataataataataataataataataatatcagtTTGACAACTGCAATATGTTGTATAGTGTTTGGTTTATACTAATTAtaaacatattaattaattccTTTTCTTTGTGTTTAGCTATTAATATGACAGAAAACTAAAACATCAACAACTAAAAGAAAACCAATAGAAAGGGAGAGCGTTTTAATTAGAGATACAGGAAAAAAAACAGACCAATTAGACTAATTTTACTATAATTGTGAAGGTTAAGCACTTTTTTAGACAGAGGTTTAGCcttttttttaagaaacaaaAGATTTGTATTTAGAATGGAATGAAAAGAATATTTTGACCCAAAAtgaaaagagaaataaaaagcaTTTTGAACTAAATGCAAAAGACACTTCACATGCCACTATTTTCTAAAGATGCATTATTGTATAGCATCTATacacaattcataattaatacaGAGCAAAGCCACCACCTTAATATGATCAATCAcaccacaaaatcaaatatcactTATTCCTAATATCTTAATCAACTCACAATACAAAATTCCAAATCAAAGTCAAACCCCTTTTACCCTTATTTATTAGAGTCTTGCAAATGATAGGAATTAGTAGTTTTGGAGTGTCAAGATTgttgaaatgtcatttttatcaTGTATGTATTTGTACTCtaattttggttttaaaaaaagaaaatttgtgTTCCAAAGACACAAAGCATAAGGTAAAAAAAGGGAAAACTTATTCAGTACGTATAACCAACACTATAATAAGtaaggacaaaaagaaacatatcaagtCACAAGGCTTGTGGTTCTCAATCATATCTTACATAATCCATAATATtggatttatatatatatagtttaattaaGCACTTATTTTACAGAACATAACCATTAAAATATTCATAGTAGGCGTCACCTTTCATCAACATCCAACTACTAATTATATAAACAAgcctaataatatatatgtttcaaattaaggcagatttatatatatatatatatataaatatacctCTGCTTCATGGAAATTAGACACTTAGgtttatgtattataatttataatatgtttaaaGGTTTAATCTCCATTTAGTAATTGCATGGACAAGAAATCCTCCATGCTCCAGTAGTTGTTGTTGTCATTGGTACAACAACTTGACTGATCAGAGATTGTGGGGAAGTGATGATGATGATCATGACTTGAAAATGGTTCCAAAATTCCTCCTTGGTAACAGGGTGGAGAGATGTCCATTGGCTCAGGAGCCATGTTGGAAACTTGGCTACTGCTAgctatttgattattattatcatttatttGATCACAATTCTGTTGCTGTGAATTCTCAGCTTGTTTGATATGCTTCTGAATCCTAGTCCTCCAATAATTCTTTATCTCATTGTCAGTTCTTCCCGGTAGATGTTTCGCAATTTTCGACCACCTGCATTGGTGAATGATTAATTTGCAAAGAAAGTAGAAAATATATCAcggattataattaattatacacaTAGTTTTAGATTATTAATTTTCTATCGTGACGCCAGAGTacagatttttaaaatatttatattactgGACTGCAATTTAGAACAATGAGTTATATGCATCTTGTTTGTCTataaagaaatttttgaaacttcacttctattacaaaataattaattcttgACATTAAATTTTACGAAACTACAGTGTGTTGTTGTGATCATGTCACTCTGATAATTATGATTTGTATTATTAAACCAaacaatttgattttgatattcATTAGACAAACCTAAGGAAATGTTATGTGGAATGATCGATGGTTTATAGTTAATTAAATCtatgaatttttagtttaaatattttatctagtattttaatatataagttgttattttaattCCTACTGTTGTTAGAATATTCTTATGACCTTTAAGAATTTTAAACATAGATGGTTAGCATTTATTGGTACCAACATATTAGCTTATTTAAGGTATTTCATCGACTCGTAGGTGATTGAAGCTCCCGAAAATAAATAAGATTACCACTAGATAAGTGTTGATAGAGTATGGcaatattaaaaatcataagtCTCTCCATCTAATATACTATTCTTTTGAGTCTACTATGAAATGTGATTTGGTGAAATGATGTGGGTAATGGGATAGTGTGCACACGTGTGTTCACTAGACAAAGTAAGCTAAAAGATAAAACCATTtagaaaaaagttataaaaaaaaaaaaaagcttagagatgaaaaaaaaaatgattttatttacttttccaaaattcagctttttgcGGTAACCGGATAGAACGAATAATTTGCAAGTGAATTTTTGTGTATGAAATCTCAtccattcatttatttttaccGCATAATAGAATGTAAGTTATTGAAAGGTAAAAATCtgtgtaatttttataaaaaaggaaGTATGAAATAAGTTTGAAAGTCGAGTATTTAAAGGTGCCTATGGCAGTGTGTTTGATTGGGAGTTTGAGACCATGTTCAACGGCTAAGAATAAAAGTGACGTTATATATTGGACTCACTTATAAAACCGATCTTTGTTGAGATATAATATACACCTAAGTTGCTGGTTTTTCCTTTGCTATATggagataatattattatatatgccTTTGCATTGCAACAAGGACTCTCCAAGATCAGAAAATCAGATATATGCCTCAGGTAGAACGTATGGTTCATTTCATACATCTCCTATTCTTTTTCCAATACATCTATCTATCTatcccttttttatttttatttatttattgtacctatatatatttataagaaaattttattatgttacggattttctataaaattttgaatttttttaacttcgttttgttcttttatatatatatatatattgtttttattcaaatattatatttgatacGCACACCTCTCtgtttttataaaagaaaatatagcCACGTGCAACAGttacattattttttgtgttttttaatatagaaatagtgaaataaaaaattcgATATAAGACATctaacataataatattaacatctGTAAATTAACTTTATGCTTTAAATACAACATTAGTTAGTTTTAATACGGGTAAATGGAATATTATCTGTGAAGATAGCTTGTTTTCTTTGGTAAGGGGGAGTGGGATACCAAGTAAGGTACTAAGGGTGGAGCTAGCTTCTTGTTTAAATATGCATATATATGTAACTCTATCCTCAAGGGAAGCCTATCAAATTTACAAGTACACCCACCCTTATGATAAtgagataattttattttatttttgaattttttagttGCTTTTTGAGAGTAATATATAAACACCTTTTATTATTACAATAAGCAATGTATACTTTACGCCATCAAGACAACTTGAAGTtgaatatagtttttttaatctttatttcataaaaaatattaatattttattaataaaaaatgaggaGATGATATTGCTTACTTAAGTTccataacttaattttaaactaAAGGAGATGACAACTCAGCATACTTTAATGGATGGAAAAAAGATGGAGGGGaagaacttaaaaaataaaggatGGTTGAATTTCCTACATTGGAGATGCTATAAACCGTATGATCTATTGTACTACCTCAACTTTGTGAAATTTCACATTAATCACAACCAGCAGCTATATATCGATATGCCTACTTTTACAATTTTAGCCTAAAATGGGATTTCATAACCGAAATATATTTGGTGAGGTCAATTGTCCATGGACCGTTGAGGTACTAAATAATTCTCATTT
This Cicer arietinum cultivar CDC Frontier isolate Library 1 unplaced genomic scaffold, Cicar.CDCFrontier_v2.0 Ca_scaffold_5775_v2.0, whole genome shotgun sequence DNA region includes the following protein-coding sequences:
- the LOC101495444 gene encoding MYB-like transcription factor EOBI isoform X2, giving the protein MCIHEHMSSFMYFSHSLSLSYKIMDKNKECNSSQDPDVRKGPWTMEEDLILINYIANHGEGVWNSLAKSAGLKRTGKSCRFRWLNYLRPDIRRGNITPEEQLLIMKLHAKWGNRWSKIAKHLPGRTDNEIKNYWRTRIQKHIKQAENSQQQNCDQINDNNNQIASSSQVSNMAPEPMDISPPCYQGGILEPFSSHDHHHHFPTISDQSSCCTNDNNNYWSMEDFLSMQLLNGD